The genome window actctcctaaaaactctcaacaaactactaactgataacttttctagataatctcaactaatctcctaaataatctcaactaatcttttaATCTTATCtttaactatccttatctaatcccccttggaGGGCCGATGGCTGTTGCTGCTGCAGCCCCTCCATGGGCCTCCTTAGACCCTAACGCTACACCCCTCCTGGAcaagcagctcgtcctcgagctgcagcATGACAGGTGCTCAAAGACCGAATCTACTCGACCTAAAACGAGAAACCTAGAAGACAaaccttttacatctcggcttatctTATTATTCCGAATCTGATTTTTTAGACCCCATAAGATAAGGCGGACACCCTCCGCGCATTGGACTTGCACGTGTGCAGCCAcctggatcccatggacgccatctGGACGAAAGGAGAGCACATAGACGGACACATGGAATAGGTCGTAACAATAACCAGCGGAGGCGCCCTCGTGGCGACCGGTAGCGGAATGTGGTGGCGCTAAATAGTGCGCCCTTGCCGATGACAAAGGGAGTGCCTTCCTTACCGCCGCTGCCGTAGAGTTGAAGTTCGTCGTCCGCGGGACACGTACCATGCTCGCACTTGGAGATAGCGGCCCGGTGCCTGAAGCGTcccagatcctctgggactcaaatgtgatataattactagtcccaggaggctagtaaacacatttatacatcagatgattacaaatctgcttaaacgacacaaatctataaaggtggcgaacaactttaagagttggtccacaactcgggacatatcattagagtggggctgaagcagcccgatatacgcagcgaagcaaatcagcggtccaacagacacaggcaaggttgggaacaagcataactcttactcgatctccttttctgaaaaacaacaaataagcaagggtgagtacaaacgtactcagcagcccaccttcacccgcggaatggggaaatcagatataatgcatggaatatgtggagctcaggatattttgcagaaacaacaatattttatgcagggttgttttgtaaaacattttgtattttgcaaaccacatcctctcccaaaggagcaggaagtttttcaatatagaacaaaatcccctagactaaaccatccaggtatctcagcagtttcccactggttttcattttcaaaaatagctactggacttctcgtccaccatagctgacggctcaaccgccggaaccacttttcaaaagcacttctttttggaaaacaaaacactaattgtcataccacaccagactcgtccattccagtggatacggattattcgaataggttttcaaactctgcgcagaggtgtacactttacccactagtccggttctgcgatctcatggccaatgagacccgaaaccgaatctctttctttcctcgcacgtccttatcttaacggttataccggaaggagtcaggccaccgccatgtccaaaccggacaaaactttccccctccttatcctcccggtgctccccagccttcataaccctagggtttggaccgtacgagttcagattgagtgactgcccatacagtctcgagtggttgtacttatcatgagtataggtagtgaaggatgacaaaccggtccttatatgagaggacaatccttctgctcacacctaacccggctgagccatcaccttaggccctcccctaaactagggagtccctgatcatccctactcaaaggtgataagggttaaaacccttcatcatactcattttggaaaacattttcttttgaaaactcacaccttttctcaaatcatttgtaacaaatatatcaaggattgattgcggcaagcggctgggtggccataataacttgtctcaaaatcatatcatgcataaaataacaggctgagggttgtggtttaaaaagcataggtaatttatgcatcaaaatgatccagtgagcttgtcgtgcttatccggcgaagggggaaggggagctcgcggaactggcttctagctccactgcctggcgtagacttgcagatctggcctccacgagacggcacgaatgctccgataactatgcaacatggataagcaaacatacaaaccagcaagtatatcaacagatatttagtatagtggtcagaatagcgatatatggatgggtagagtcttgagtagaatctgtgtcatgtggtgttgagatactacttgtggtggagcggaggtgcttaccaggagggtggactagaggcgaagcgacactatgcatgtagccggcagagcggagtaactgagtgggtggggtgtttgccttggctgagggtgttgagtgtgtgtggagagggagatggTAGCtgagtgtatttatagctgggtgtatgtggtgtagcacagtgaagttcactgttggtgagaatagtgacgaatgaatcgtctgacttagtatgaacaggagagctaTAGGCAGAAtacgggacaagagtattttgggagttttctggaacatgaaccatgcttaagggatgacatggttggatagggaatagtttgataagaatttagaaacaagaattattggaatctgagtttggaagcctggttcgaaggaatctcaaagttaagcgtgctcaacttggagaaacctgtgatgggtgaccagatgggaagttccctactgcaaggaaaatcacagtcaccgtagttcgtatgactggaatattggtctggctggtcttaggtggactggacagcatgacggatgagtaattgaaatttggggtgatcggatgatcgatgaatagtaacgatgaatagtgactatgaacgaacgatgaacgatgaataggaactatgaacgaacggacaaacgatcgaatgatcggacgaacgaacgatcgaaacttcggtagcataacggcaagacaaagattatctagacgaacgatgaatagttactatgaacgaacgatgaataggaactatgaacgaacgatgaacgatcgaatgatcgaacgaacgaacgatcggaatttcggcagcataacggcaggaaaaagattatttggacgaacgaacggacgaacgatcgaacgatcggacgaacggatgaacgaaccatgaacgatcggacgaacgatcgaacgatcagacgaacgaacgaacaaactaagaacaggtggacgaacgatcgaaaaacgactgaacgatccttgtgctagtgtgtgcttgtgtgggaagtggagtgggcgtgtgtgggggggggaggagagagttgccatgaaatgacttggggtggcttgagaggaggcccttgcccctctatttatagccatgttggggggattagggggagggatgagaggattagtgggaggatgggaggattagtgagagattagcatgtatttgtcttgtataagtgagattagcttgtagagttcaacgtatgacaccggaggcatacatatacgtatgagcatgaggaaagttatgaagaaaatatttgtagggcctgtaaaaattattttgaaggtatctctcaggaggaaaatacttaGAGaagtattggtggaatatttgggcagtatttctgaacagAATTTGACGGGGATCACTGGGGTAATatctgggtagtatttctggaaagaatttgacaggagtcactggagaaacatttgtaggatattttgaggaggattttggagaaaatatagaccactatattttatttgttgatatcaactcacaaacaaacattttgaaatgaaatttaaaattcattttgaatttagagcgagtttgagaaaattctaagatttgaatttttgggatgctacagtgcCGCTGCTGATGGCCATCCGACAAGGCGAGGTTGCGCCCCCGTGTGCCGAGATCAACTGTCACCAAGGCTGCCTCAAGCATTCGCCGATGCATCTCCTGCACTCTCCGTCGTGCAAGGAAGCCACGAGCAGCAGCTTGTATGCCCACAGCCGCTTACGTCTGGAGCCGTGCGGACAACGCCAGCTGGTGCTGCTCATGTTGCACTGCTGCCTTGATTTGCAGCAGCCCTTGCTTAACCTTCTGGAGCGTGGCTTACATCTTTGCGAGATCAGCCCTTATGTTGGTCCACAAATCCCTCATCGATGAATCTGGTGATTGTTGAGCCGGGGCTGCCCCTAGTGGTGTCGCCCATGGGGATGGGACGGAGATGCCATCAACGAAGATGATGTGACAAAATTTGGCGTTGTACCTGGGGATGGGCACGCCGGCGTCCAGAAACGTCGGCtgggggcctctgcccacggccgagcaagaggaggaTTTCTCCTTTCTAATTTTTGtctgctttatttctcatccattgattacataaatagatcggctggccgcccctatctagctagagatccttatctccttaaaactctcctaaaaactctcaacaaactactaactgataaccttcttagataatctcaactaatctcctaaataatctcaactaatcttttaATCTTATCtttaactatccttatctaatcccccttggagggcccatggctGTTGCTGCTGCAGCCCCTCCATGGGTCTCCTTAGGCCCTAACAATATAActtagatgaaatgacttaaccaATTCTACAGAAATAAATTAATTACCAATTAATTATTTCTATTATGAATAAACATATCCTTTTAATCTTATCCTTTCTAAAAGAAAATGTCATTATAATAATCAGAGGTCCAAACATCTAATAATAAATTAAACCACTGATTAGACTATAATATTTGTATTGCTATGAATTCTATACCACTTACTAATTCTATGTTAAGAAAATCTTCTATTATCTATTTAGGGGGTTTAAATGAACCTATAATTATAAACTTTTAGATAAATTCTAAAATTCAACGTAAACAAATTTAACTATGAAATTACTTATCGAGTGTTTTTATTACCAACATATGTCTACCAATTTTGTCATAGTTCATTTCAATCCCAAATTCTAAAGAAATCGTAAACCAATATCATGTCTAATAATAATCCACTAATTCATCGCATATATACCAAAAATCAATAGTTCACATACGCATGAATTCTGAATCACAACATTCTCATATTACAACACAATAATTACAAATTCATAAACTAATTCAAAACACGCTTTGAAAAATAAATCAAAAttttgggttgtcttcaaccttggacgAACAGACGGTGGTGAGGCACGGGGGCACGGTGCGGGCACGACGCGGTCGACGACGGACTGCGCGGGCACGACTAGGTTCAGCGGGGCTCGGGCACGTCTCCAGCAACCGAACGACGAACGGCGAGGCACGACGGCGAGTTCCGGCGGCGAGCAGGGCGCGGCTCCGGCGACGGCGCGGGTAGGGGAGAGAGACAGGGAGCACGggtagggagggagagagaggagagctcggtcgagtccttttatagagagggagagggcgccaGGGGGAGAGAAAACGGTCGGCCGGCCATTAATGGAGGCGACCATTACCTCAACGTTGATGGCAGCCATTTCTTCACTAACTAAGAGATTAAGTGGGGAGGGAGTGGGGGAGGTGGCGGCGGCTGTTACTGGTGCAGGGAAGAGGAGGGGACGCGGGCGCGGCGCGCGCACGGCCAGGCGGCGGCGCTGGGTGGAAAAAGAGAAGGGGCCGCGGGGCCCTGACGGGTGCGGCCCGCGCGCCATAGAGAGAGCGGTGGGGGGGAATGGGAGAGGGGTCGGCTGGGCCGGTTAGTGggctggcggctagggtttgtgtttttttccttttcttttctattttaaaaatataaatatatattttttaaaataattcaaaaatcataataattataccgaaatttatttataactaaaatatttatttttggaccattATTTCTATATTAATCAATTGGATTTTCGTTAAGAAAGAAATTCTACTAAACATCCAAAAATcgaatatgagcaaacaaaaattattctagatgcaaataaaaatcaaaaATTAGGAAGAAAATTTATTACCATTAAtaatctaaatgcattattttagttgatggtttttatagtgttataTGAAAGCACTTTGGTTTTTTGAAATTAAGCAATCCAGCTTTTCCCCGAGCCTGTTGGCCAAGATCTTTGTCATGAACTTAGCAAAACTGTGAATCAGGCTAATGGGGCGAAAATCAGCAGCACCATGAGCGCCCTCCCTTTTTGGCAACAATGTGATAAAGGCAGAGTTGAGGAGGCGAAGGTTTCTGAAGTGAAGGATGAAAGATCACATTTGGCCACAGTTTCTGAAGACAACTCTGAAATCCAACAAGATTCCCCGAGCATTTTGTCTACTGTAGACTTACTCCATGCGTGAGCTGGGATGCCACAAAGTTCCACATCCACCAAAACTGGCAAGGAAACACCAGTGGAATGAGCAAACCGTGACCATTTCTTGAACTTCAACTCAAAATCCGGGCAGTGAAGCACTCTTCCATTATCAAACACCCGTACTGCAGTATCCTCATCTTGAAAAACTAGCATGAAATCTTCTGGCCAGGCCTTGTGAATGGTGAAACTTGATTCAGGCAGATCATATATTTGTGCAACTTCCAAAATTACCTCAGAAGGTGTTACTGATGGCCTTGTACCCACAACGGTGACGAACAAAGCTGCCCTTAGCCTGATTTCTTCGCGTGCGATGGCAGGGTAGAATTCCATCACACATCTGCGTCCCGGAGCAGCCGGAACCGTGGTGCTACTATCTACCGGGTGCGGATCACACTGGAGATCAGCACCCACCTCCACCTCCAAAGCAGGCTGCCTGAGAGAGGTGTGCTTCCGTGCTCTTATGGTGAGGGCGCCTCCGTCGCTTTCTTCCACGCTTGGAAGGGGAGGCTTGATCCTAAAAAGAGGCCCTTCCCTGAACAGAGGCCCCTGCCGACATAGGGGAGGTGTGCACTACCCTATCCTGTCCAGCTGACAGGGGGGTAATTCTCTTCCACACTTGTTTACGTTTCTCCATCACTTGTGGCTGAGGCATGACCTTGATGCGCTGCCAGGAAGGCTCTTTATGCGTAGCCCGCCACTTGAGACGTTGCCACACCGGAACACGAACCGGCAGAGCAACTTGCATGGGTGAGTCCACCGGACTAGGTACAACTGGACAGATAGCAACCCGGTGACCAGGGAGCCTGCATATGATACAGCGCGTGGCCTGGCGGCATTGGGATGCACGATGGGTTGTGGCGGCGAGGCAGTTGAAGCATCTACCTCGGAGGTCCAAAGGGACTTGACGACCTGCCACCCATCATCACTCGAGCGGACGTTGCTCGAGGCCTTCCACTGGCGACGCCAGGAGGGAATGGAGGCCTTGACCGCAATCCCGGGCGACTTCGGAAGCTCCCGCACCGAACCCGCCGGGGAGCGTCCACTGCCGTCGTCCTCAGGAGCGCGTCCTTGAAAGTTCCAGGCATGGCGGCAGGCAACTCATCTCCATACGACCCAACTAGAGGGCTGCATGAGGATGAGCCTCCGCCAATCCAAGCCGGGCTGACTTCTGCCTAACGTTGGAGCTTGGACCGTCCCTTAGGGAGAATCGGTTCCGCGGACGAAGAcaaggaggaggtggagcacgacACCTGAAGGGAGGGAGGAACCGCATGGGAGCAAGCGGCAGGGTAGGTGGTTGCCGGAACCTGGGCGGCAGACGGCGAGCTGTTGGTGGAATGAGGGGCGCCGGGTGAGGTGGGAGGCAAGGGGGTGGGAGACGAGGGGGCGGGAGCCTTTTTTTTGCAGTGTGTGAACTCAACATCATGGTGGAAACTGTACACCCTCTCTCCTGAACTCAACATCATGGTGGAAACTTACTGTACACCAGTGACTGGAAGGAGCGTCATTTTCAGGCAATTGTTGTATAAAAAGAGTGGAGAACATTGATGGATGGTTCAAGTGTCCTTGCAGTTATACCTCTCTGTCTTATACTTTAAACCTACTAGTGTCAGGTCCCAAGGATATGTAAAATATCCTTACTCCAGATGATATTTGCAGAGTAGCAGCTTCAAATTGGAATGGAAAAGGCTCTTTCCTATTCACCTCGAGTACTGCTGTGTATGACTGCAGTGACAATGGATTCTGCAGTGAGGTATTAGTCCTTTGAACTTTGCATTACACAGCATACAACTGCAGCAGAGTTATCTTATTATTTTGTTTGCTCCTGAACTCTGTGGGTGCAAAATCCACTCCATTTCCGTTGGTAGTATATGCAGTATTACACTATTATCTTCTGCTAATATTGCAAACAGAAACATTCCGGAGTTCAAATAGAAAAAAAGAACTTTGAACAAGAAAAAAAGATTGGTTCTCAGGCTGGTAACGTGCTGTTTTGTGGTGGTTCCACTTTTCAATGTTCATCTATTAGCTTGTGTTTTGCAGCAATTTTCCAGACTTCCAGTAATCCAGTACCAGCTCTGTCTTTCTTGATTTCCtttaacctttatcttcttttctGCTTGTGCAGGATTCTCCTTGTGTACCCATTGGTCAAAGCACTCGTACTGATGTGCTTCTAAAAGCTGAAAATGTTGTCCTTGAGGCAGGCGGCTGTGTTCTTAGGCTAGTAGGACTTTATATATCCTCACATACATGATTTTTTTGGGTTCCAACCTTCAAGCAGCTAGTGTTCTTCTTAGATGTTTACATTGCCTGATTCCTACTGAATTAAATTGGGCCAAATTGGTGAGATATTCCTTGACTTCCATTACAAATCAGATCGGGGTCCTCATGTTTACTGGCTGTCAAAAGGAACCTTGGATGTGCGTCCTGATCATATACTCAATCTGATACATTATGAAGTAAGCGCTGCTACTTATTTATGTTTGTATCATAACATGGAATAGTGGATCGTACACTAGATGTTTTGGGGCAAATCTGAATCTGTAGTTACCAATTTGGAGCATAGCCTTCGATGCAACATGTACTCTTATATGTTAATTTCTGTATATGATCCCCCATTTAGGCAAATTAATAAACAAAACGTGCATACTTACTGTAGATTCTAAGTTTCCTTTAAAAAGTTTCAACCGTTGTCCAGACATGACTAGATTCCTTTGTCGATTACATCTATCTGATTGATATGTTCGGGTGTACGTTTATGTGCTTTGCATTTACAATTTTCTGCCTCATGTTATTTACAGGATGCAGCCTCTCTTGTAATTTCCATCATGAAAAAGAGATTACGGAGCTGCATCTTTGTGGGTTGTGACAACGAGCCTCTGTCCAGGTCACTACCAAAGTTCATCTTCTTCTGTTCCATTTCTTCCTACCAACAATGATTTTGCTCGAAATACTTGTGTACTGACATTATGGAACTTCTATGCTGCAGGCTAGAGATCATGGACCGTGTCAACAGAAGCAGGAAATTTGACACACAGTTTCATGGCTTCACTGGTTAGTCAGTCATTATATACTAGCATTCTGGCTGGTTTCATGAATTGTCGATTAAATCATTTGCGCTCCTAATTAACATATATCGCTGCATGCTGTAGGGACTGATGGTCCGCTGGGGAAGAGGATGGACAACTCCAAAACTCGGGCAAAGCTTGGATGGCAGCCCAAGTATCCGAGCTTTACAGAGTTCCTTGGTCTCAGCAATCTCTAACTTTCATGCGATGTCACTAAATACCTGTTATTAAAGATGAATATACTGATACATAAAAGAGATGATGACAGATTTGGAAGTGGAATGTTGTTTGCTTATACCGCAGTTTTCGACTATCTTTTGATTTCTTCTGTTAGATCTTGTAAAGCATTGCAGCATGGTGTGGCATGTACCTGTGTTGCCTTCTATTCGCTTCTGTTAACTCATGAAAGCATTGACTTCAATACCTGTTAATTGTTTCCATGGCTTCAATCTATCGAACCAACTGTCTCTCTCGATGTTCTCTAGAATTGTAACAAAAATTCCAATGGTACTTTTTGGATAAGAACAAGTTTTGATGAAAACATTCTCTACtggaaattttgattttctaacaAGGGGCCTCTAGATTCCTATTTCCTACCATTTTTTCCTTGTGGTGGAAGGGGTTTTACAATTTCATTAGTCAAAGCGCTGAGCCGCTGACCACTGCATAAAATTAGGACATAGGTACCCAATGCTTATGGCTGCCCGAGGACAATCATTACCGGTTAGGCAACGACGTCAACCTAAGGACACTTCAAAATTTTCTTATGCTTAGAAAACCCTGTTTGGTTCGATACCTGGTAGTTAGGAAGCAAAACCCTATTTGGTTCGACCTATGACATGATTCAAGGAAGATAAAGTGGACTAATTTCAAATTCTTGTGAAACTAAAATTTATTGTTTAGCCTATTTGATCTACTTCCTAAGAAGTGTTTTTAATCTACTATACAAATTTTGCACCCTAATTTCTAAAGGTATTTTATCATGATGATTTTAGGGATGTTAATGTATGAAGGTAATTGCTTAAATACAAGAGTAAGGTCATTAACACGTCTTTTTTCTTTGAAGCATCAAAGAGTTGGCACCTCTACTAGTTCTTGTTAGAGCATTTCGTTTAAGGATATCTAGGTGATATGCGCAGGGGCGAAGTCTCTCTATGAGTTGATTCTTAGGCACTTTTATAAGGTAAACCATCCACAATCATGTACACATTAAGTTTGGTTTCTCACAATAATCACTAGATCACCAAGCTCCTAATAACCACCAAGACATCTAGGTGATGACGTTCACTCGAAGTAACAAGCATAAACTCTCACTGACCAGACCAAGCATAATGAGAAGAGTGGATGTGCACTTGTTACTCTATAAGCATTAACGCAATTCTTAATCTTTGATTATCAAATCCAAATCACTTGACTATGCTCAAGCTCCCCCTTGGAAACAGAAGAGTGTATTTGTTTGTTCTAAATGCCAAGAGCTCATATGCACGAGATGGCGAGGGAGATATATAGGACCAAATCCCAAAAACTAACCATTATAACCCAGTCAACATTTTTGTATGCACCAAAATTTCTAAGTAGGGCACTAGTGAATTTAGGTGGCTAGTTTAACCATGTTTCAATCTAGTCATTTATTGTATGGTTGCCTCCATCCATTTCTTTGGTGCTTGTTCAGCGCATAGCACCAGACGATTTCAGTGATGAACAAACCACTCTAGAACCTTACTAATGGAGCACCTTCCCTCCGGTGATCACCACTAGAGatttttggtgaacctaagttctTTGCATTGTCTATGTTCATAACACTATTCTTCAGTGCCCAACGAACAAAAGTGGTAGTGTGCATAGGA of Zea mays cultivar B73 chromosome 8, Zm-B73-REFERENCE-NAM-5.0, whole genome shotgun sequence contains these proteins:
- the LOC100191360 gene encoding uncharacterized LOC100191360; protein product: MGRAAAPLLPRPIIAQFHLHPHHLVHQSCLPYLHATAPVAAASALFAPGPTSSPSVRVSRPRRHASMSAAADSSSSIVVSGDAAVSSLSPESIEHNDLLIVGPGVLGRIVAEMWKQEYPGCKVYGQTATTDHHSELTDIGIIPSLKGSVPGPKFPYVIFCAPPYRSEDYAGDLRVAASNWNGKGSFLFTSSTAVYDCSDNGFCSEDSPCVPIGQSTRTDVLLKAENVVLEAGGCVLRLVGLYKSDRGPHVYWLSKGTLDVRPDHILNLIHYEDAASLVISIMKKRLRSCIFVGCDNEPLSRLEIMDRVNRSRKFDTQFHGFTGTDGPLGKRMDNSKTRAKLGWQPKYPSFTEFLGLSNL
- the LOC100191360 gene encoding uncharacterized isoform X2; amino-acid sequence: MGRAAAPLLPRPIIAQFHLHPHHLVHQSCLPYLHATAPVAAASALFAPGPTSSPSVRVSRPRRHASMSAAADSSSSIAVSSLSPESIEHNDLLIVGPGVLGRIVAEMWKQEYPGCKVYGQTATTDHHSELTDIGIIPSLKGSVPGPKFPYVIFCAPPYRSEDYAGDLRVAASNWNGKGSFLFTSSTAVYDCSDNGFCSEDSPCVPIGQSTRTDVLLKAENVVLEAGGCVLRLVGLYKSDRGPHVYWLSKGTLDVRPDHILNLIHYEDAASLVISIMKKRLRSCIFVGCDNEPLSRLEIMDRVNRSRKFDTQFHGFTGTDGPLGKRMDNSKTRAKLGWQPKYPSFTEFLGLSNL
- the LOC100191360 gene encoding uncharacterized isoform X1, translated to MGRAAAPLLPRPIIAQFHLHPHHLVHQSCLPYLHATAPVAAASALFAPGPTSSPSVRVSRPRRHASMSAAADSSSSIVSGDAAVSSLSPESIEHNDLLIVGPGVLGRIVAEMWKQEYPGCKVYGQTATTDHHSELTDIGIIPSLKGSVPGPKFPYVIFCAPPYRSEDYAGDLRVAASNWNGKGSFLFTSSTAVYDCSDNGFCSEDSPCVPIGQSTRTDVLLKAENVVLEAGGCVLRLVGLYKSDRGPHVYWLSKGTLDVRPDHILNLIHYEDAASLVISIMKKRLRSCIFVGCDNEPLSRLEIMDRVNRSRKFDTQFHGFTGTDGPLGKRMDNSKTRAKLGWQPKYPSFTEFLGLSNL